The window TCCCTATAAAAACAAAACAATTATTCAGTATTGTGCAGATGGAAATTTTGATGTGCTTTCTATGCAAATATGCTCCTTGATTACTGAGGGTGTTAATCTCAGTGAGTATAAAATGCGAGTTGTTTCGGATATAGAGTCTTTCGTTGAGAAGGTACAGATTGTTTCATCTGGGTATGATGATAGAGCAATTGAGCTTATGAAGTTTATGAATAGTCCTCTGGAGGATGGTGATATTCAGTTTAACTATGAACATATGATTTTCACCAAGGTTGGACATGAAAGCTATCAATTTATGTTTATTAATAACCAAATTGCAGTAGCATCTCTCGACTTTTCTCAAGAACAATATGAGTACTACCTTGCTGATGTTGAGGACCTAGAAACTAATACATATTACATAGACTCTAGGTGGGCGGAATCATTTTCTCGTACCAGTTTGATGTAAAATTAAAAATTTATTTACAAGTATAAATGGACTAATTTTTAGTTAGGTCATTTTTTATCTTCTAATTTAGAAAAATGTAGTTAATATATATAATTATTATGTAGATTTCTAGAAAGGAGGTAAAACCAATGGTAAGACGGAATTCTAAAATTACTCGTCAACAGAAGAAAATTCGAGATGCATTTGTATCTGAGAGAACTGTTGAAATTATTCCTGCAAAGCGAGAGTTCACTGATGTTAAAACTAAGAAGTTGCGTGTTGCTGCCTATTGTCGAGTAAGTACTTTTGACGAATCTCAGTCAGGTAGTTTTGAACTTCAAAAACAAACCTATATTGAAAGAGTCAATAGTAATCCTGATTGGATACTGGCTGGAATCTATGCTGACCAAGGAGCATCAGGAACATCAATCAAACGACGTGAACAATTCCAACAGATGCTTCATGATTGTAGATGTGGGAAGATTGACTTGATAATCGTTAAGAGTGTTAGCAGGTTTGCTCGCAATCAGCTAGATTTCATTAGTATTTACCGAGAGTTGAGGGCACTATCCCCTCCAGTTGGAATATATATCGAAGATATAAATTTGAATACACTTGATACGAATAGTGAATTCATTCTTGGTATTATGGCCATAGTAGCTCAAGGTGAGAGTGAACAAAAAAGTGCGTCAATTACATGGTCTGTAATTGAACGCTTTAAAAGAGGGATACCAATGATTCCTACCCATAACCTTCTTGGGTATACGAAAGACCAGTATGGTCGAGTAGTGATAGATGAGACAGAAGCAAAAATTGTTCGCCTAATATATGATTCGTACATTGAAGGTATGACTGCAAGTGAGATTGCCTCAACTTTAATGACTAATCATATACCAACAGTTACTGGTTTGGAGCGTTGGACAAGTTTAGCTGTTTATAATATTCTCAGGAATGAGAAATATAAAGGCGAAATCATCATGCAGAAGACATATACTGTTGATTGTTTTAGTCATAAAACACGGAAAAATAATGGTGAAAAGCCAAAATATCGATTAAAAAATGGAATTCCCTCAATCATACCAGAATCAAGATGGGATTTAGTTCAAGAATTACTCAAGCAACCTAGAAGAAAATCGAAATCTACTTCTGAGATATTTGTACCTAAACTCTACATCAAGAAACTCAAATCTGGTAAGTTGAGGGATTTTGTTGTACTTGATCCTAGTTGGA is drawn from Streptococcus sp. 29892 and contains these coding sequences:
- a CDS encoding CpXC domain-containing protein, producing MKSQVLYFPYKNKTIIQYCADGNFDVLSMQICSLITEGVNLSEYKMRVVSDIESFVEKVQIVSSGYDDRAIELMKFMNSPLEDGDIQFNYEHMIFTKVGHESYQFMFINNQIAVASLDFSQEQYEYYLADVEDLETNTYYIDSRWAESFSRTSLM
- a CDS encoding recombinase family protein, with translation MVRRNSKITRQQKKIRDAFVSERTVEIIPAKREFTDVKTKKLRVAAYCRVSTFDESQSGSFELQKQTYIERVNSNPDWILAGIYADQGASGTSIKRREQFQQMLHDCRCGKIDLIIVKSVSRFARNQLDFISIYRELRALSPPVGIYIEDINLNTLDTNSEFILGIMAIVAQGESEQKSASITWSVIERFKRGIPMIPTHNLLGYTKDQYGRVVIDETEAKIVRLIYDSYIEGMTASEIASTLMTNHIPTVTGLERWTSLAVYNILRNEKYKGEIIMQKTYTVDCFSHKTRKNNGEKPKYRLKNGIPSIIPESRWDLVQELLKQPRRKSKSTSEIFVPKLYIKKLKSGKLRDFVVLDPSWKSEDIQEVFK